The genomic segment ACCGCGCGGAGCCGGCCCCGAGGCGGCGCAACGCGGTGAGGAAGGTCGCGAGCCCGGCCGGGCGCTCGCCGGTGACCGGGATGTCGAAGGCGTCGGCGACGAGCGGGTCGGCGGCCACCACCTCGTGGTCCTCGCCCCACACCCGGAGCGCGTCGAGGGCGTCGTCGGAGGCCGCGGCACCGTGGAGCCACGCCGAGGACCAGACCGCGAGGGACGCACTGGGACAGCACACGGATGCCAAGCGTACCGGGGCCCTGGAGCTGGTCCACGTCGACGGAGGCCGCGGAGGTCAGTAGCGTCGGTGGGGTGAACTCCGCACCAGCACACCTGCCCCGCACCGCGGGGGAGCTCCGCGCCGCCGGGTACACCCCGCGCGGGGTGAAAACCGAGATCCACGACAACCTGCTCACCGCCCTGCGGTCCGGCAAGGACCCGTGGCCGGGCATCGTCGGCTTCGGCCGCACCGTGCTGCCGCAGCTGGAACGCGCGCTGCTGGCCGGGCACGACGTGGTCCTGCTCGGCGAACGAGGACAGGGCAAGACCCGCCTGCTGCGCACCTTGGCCGGCCTGCTCGACGAGTGGACGCCGGTGATCGAGGGCGCCGAACTGCCCGAGCACCCGCTCGACCCGATCACCCCGGCTTCGCGCCGCCGGGCCGCCGAACTCGGCGACGAGCTGCCGGTGGCCTGGTTGCACCGGACCGAGCGCTACACCGAGAAGCTGGCCACCCCGGACACCTCCGTCGGTGACCTGATCGGCGACGTCGACCCGGTGAAGGTGGCCGAGGGGCGCAGCCTCGGCGACCCCGAGACCATCCACTTCGGACTGGTGCCGCGGGCGCACCGCGGCGTCGTGGCCATCAACGAGCTGCCCGACCTCGCCGAGCGCATCCAGGTCGCGCTGCTCAACGTGATGGAGGAACGCGACATCCAGGTCCGCGGCTACACGCTGCGGCTGCCGCTCGACGTGCTCGTGGTGGCCACCGCGAACCCCGAGGACTACACCAACCGCGGCCGGATCATCACCCCGCTGAAGGACCGCTTCGGCGCCGAGATCCGCACGCACTACCCGCTGGAGCTGTCGGCCGAGGTGGGTGTGGTGCGCCAGGAGGCGCAGCTGGTCGCCGAGGTGGGGGACCCGCTGCTGGAGGTGCTCGCCCGGTTCGTGCGCAACCTGCGCGAGTCCAGCGTGATCGACCAGCGTTCCGGCGTGTCCGCCCGGTTCGCCGTCGCGGCGGCGGAAACCGTTGCGGCGGCGGCGTTGCGACGTTCCGCGCTGACCGGTGAGGAGCCCGCCGTCGCCCGCCCGGTCGACCTGGAAGCCGTGCCGGCCGTGCTGCGCGGCAAGCTCGAGTTCGAACCGGGGGAGGAGGGCCGCGAGACCGAGCACCTGGTGCACCTGCTGCGCCGGGCGGTCGCCGAGACCGCGCGCGAGCGGTTCGCCGGGCTCGACCTGCGCCCGCTGGCCGACGTGATCGCCGACGGGCACCTGGTCGCCACCGGTGACCGCGTCCCGGGCGCCGACGTGCTCGCCGCGCTGCCCGAACTGCCGCTGCTGCACGAAGTCGCCCACCGCGCGGGGGTGTCCGCCGACGACTCGCCGGGGCGCATCGCCGCCGCGGTCGAACTGGCACTGGAATCGCTGTACCTCGCCCGCCGGGTGGCCAAGGACGAGGACGGGTCCAGCACGGTGTACGGGCCATGACCTACGCGTACGGGCCGTGGCACGACGGTCCCGACCCGCTGGCCCCGCCCGCCGACCTCCGCGACGCGCTCGACGAGATCGGCCGGGACGTGCTGGGCGGCTCGTCGCCCCGCGCGGCGCTGGAGGAACTGCTCCGGCGTGGCACCCGCGGCACCACCGGGCTGGACGAGCTGACCCGCCGCATCTGGCAGCGGCGCTCGGAGATCCAGCGGCGCAACAACCTCGACGGCACGCTCAACGAGGTCCGGCGCCTGCTGGACGAAGCGCTCGACGCGGAGAAGCGCGCGCTGTTCCCGGATCCGTCCGACGACGCGCGGTTCGACGAAGCCCGCCTGGACGCGTTGCCCCCGGGTACCGCGGCGGCGGTGCGGGAGCTGGCCGAGTACTCGTGGCGGTCCGAACAGGGCCGCGAGAACTTCGAGAAGATCCAGGAGCTGCTCGGCAAGGAGCTGCTGGATTCTCGGTTCGAGGGCATGAAGGAGGCACTGCAGGGCACGCGGCCCGAGGACGTCGAGCGGGTCCGGCAGATGCTGGCCGACCTCAACGCGCTGCTCGCCGCGCACGCGCAGGGCTTCTCCGACGTCCCCGAGCGCTTCGCCGAGTTCATGCGGCGGCACGGCGAATACTTCCCGGAGAACCCGAAGAACATCGACGAGCTGATCGACGCACTGGCCGCCCGGTCGGCCGCGGCCCAGCGCATGCTCAACTCGATGACCCCGGAGCAGCGCGCCGAGCTGGCCGAGCTGTCGCAGCAGGCGTTCGGCAGTCCCGAACTCGCGCAGCAGCTGGCCAACCTGGATTCCCAGCTGCGGGCACTGCGGCCGGGTGAGGACTGGGAGTCGGCCGGGCGGTTCCGCGGGAACAACCCGATGGGGCTCGGCGAGGGCGCGCAGGCGATGGCCGACCTCGCCGAACTGGACGCGCTGGCCGAGCAGCTCTCGCAGTCCTATCCCGGCGCGAGCCTGGACGACCTCGACCTGGAGGCGCTGACCCGCC from the Amycolatopsis magusensis genome contains:
- a CDS encoding sigma 54-interacting transcriptional regulator, whose translation is MNSAPAHLPRTAGELRAAGYTPRGVKTEIHDNLLTALRSGKDPWPGIVGFGRTVLPQLERALLAGHDVVLLGERGQGKTRLLRTLAGLLDEWTPVIEGAELPEHPLDPITPASRRRAAELGDELPVAWLHRTERYTEKLATPDTSVGDLIGDVDPVKVAEGRSLGDPETIHFGLVPRAHRGVVAINELPDLAERIQVALLNVMEERDIQVRGYTLRLPLDVLVVATANPEDYTNRGRIITPLKDRFGAEIRTHYPLELSAEVGVVRQEAQLVAEVGDPLLEVLARFVRNLRESSVIDQRSGVSARFAVAAAETVAAAALRRSALTGEEPAVARPVDLEAVPAVLRGKLEFEPGEEGRETEHLVHLLRRAVAETARERFAGLDLRPLADVIADGHLVATGDRVPGADVLAALPELPLLHEVAHRAGVSADDSPGRIAAAVELALESLYLARRVAKDEDGSSTVYGP
- a CDS encoding vWA domain-containing protein, which encodes MTYAYGPWHDGPDPLAPPADLRDALDEIGRDVLGGSSPRAALEELLRRGTRGTTGLDELTRRIWQRRSEIQRRNNLDGTLNEVRRLLDEALDAEKRALFPDPSDDARFDEARLDALPPGTAAAVRELAEYSWRSEQGRENFEKIQELLGKELLDSRFEGMKEALQGTRPEDVERVRQMLADLNALLAAHAQGFSDVPERFAEFMRRHGEYFPENPKNIDELIDALAARSAAAQRMLNSMTPEQRAELAELSQQAFGSPELAQQLANLDSQLRALRPGEDWESAGRFRGNNPMGLGEGAQAMADLAELDALAEQLSQSYPGASLDDLDLEALTRQLGQDAAVDARRLSELERELRGQGLFERSPDGSLRLSPKALRRLGETALSDVVRSLRGRTGDRETASAGAAGEPTGSTRLWRFGDTQPWDASRTVRNAVLRNASTGGAAVRLDVSDVEIAETEHRSRAAVALCVDTSWSMVQEGRWLPMKRTALALHQLISTRFRHDALQLITFGRYAAPVELGDLVGLEGAWEQGTNAHHALLLAGRHLRRHPGARPVVLMVTDGEPTAHLEADGEAEFSYPPLPQTIRRTLTEVDRLAKLGAAVTVFRLGDDPRLTSFVNLIARRSGGRVVAPDLDGLGAAVVDDYLRNRF